A stretch of the Serratia marcescens genome encodes the following:
- a CDS encoding LysR family transcriptional regulator, which produces MHNISLRQIEIFRAVMTTGNLTEAAALLQTSQPTVSRELARFEKLIRLQLFERVRGRLSPTVQGLRLFEEVQRSYYGLDRIVNAAAGIRQFQQAQLSIVCLPVFSQSLLPAVCRPFIERYPEVSFSVIPQESPLLEEWLSAQRHDLGLTETTLTPAGTERVTLMTLNEVCVLPTGHPLLVKDRLTPQDFAGQNFISLSSTDSYRHLLDALFGEQGVERRMVMETHSAASVCAMVRAGVGVSIVNPLTALDYAGSGVHVRPFSIDVPFTVSLIRPLHRPSSALVTAFIDHLHQQAAAFAARLAAAVRR; this is translated from the coding sequence ATGCATAACATCTCTTTGCGGCAAATCGAAATCTTTCGAGCGGTGATGACCACCGGCAACCTGACCGAGGCGGCAGCCCTGCTGCAAACCTCGCAACCGACCGTCAGCCGTGAGCTGGCGCGCTTTGAGAAGCTGATCCGGCTGCAGCTGTTCGAGCGGGTGCGCGGGCGCCTGTCTCCCACCGTGCAGGGGTTACGGCTGTTCGAAGAGGTACAGCGCTCCTATTACGGCCTCGATCGCATCGTCAACGCCGCCGCCGGCATCCGCCAGTTTCAGCAAGCGCAGCTGTCGATCGTGTGCCTGCCGGTATTTTCCCAATCGCTGCTGCCGGCGGTGTGCCGGCCCTTTATCGAACGTTACCCCGAAGTCAGCTTCAGCGTCATTCCGCAAGAGTCGCCGCTGCTGGAAGAGTGGCTGTCTGCCCAGCGCCACGATCTTGGGCTGACGGAAACCACCCTGACGCCGGCGGGCACCGAGCGGGTGACGCTGATGACGTTGAACGAAGTGTGCGTGCTGCCGACGGGCCACCCGCTGCTGGTGAAAGATCGGCTGACGCCGCAGGACTTCGCCGGGCAGAACTTTATCAGCCTGTCGAGCACCGACAGCTATCGTCACCTGTTGGATGCGCTGTTCGGCGAACAGGGCGTCGAGCGCCGCATGGTGATGGAAACGCACAGCGCGGCGTCGGTGTGCGCCATGGTGAGGGCCGGTGTCGGGGTGTCGATCGTCAACCCGCTGACGGCGCTTGACTATGCCGGCAGCGGCGTGCACGTGCGGCCGTTCAGCATCGACGTGCCGTTCACCGTCAGCCTGATCCGGCCGCTGCACCGCCCTTCATCGGCGCTGGTCACCGCCTTTATCGACCACCTTCATCAACAGGCCGCCGCCTTTGCCGCCCGGCTGGCCGCCGCCGTCAGGCGCTGA
- a CDS encoding LysR family transcriptional regulator translates to MDRITAAEVFVTIVDRGSMIAAADTLEMSRAMVTRYLAQMEQWAGARLLHRTTRKLSLTDAGERTLERCRQMLALAGEIDLVEEGQSDELRGLLRITCSQSLGQTALVGAVAQYLKRHPQVAVDLQMNNRAVNLVEERIDLALRITNELDPNLIARPLSTCASVVCAAPAYLAAHGTPRQPQDLALHNCLTYSYFGKSLWHFDAQGVKSAVAVSGNLSANESVVLMAGTVQGAGISMQPYYSAAPLLASGELVELLPDYRPQSMGIYGIYTSRRQMPATLRTMLDFLVEWFATDPQWQATLR, encoded by the coding sequence ATGGATCGCATTACCGCCGCTGAGGTTTTTGTCACCATCGTCGATCGCGGCAGCATGATCGCCGCCGCCGACACGCTGGAGATGTCGCGTGCGATGGTGACGCGCTACCTGGCGCAGATGGAGCAATGGGCCGGGGCGCGTTTACTGCACCGCACTACCCGTAAGCTTAGTCTGACCGACGCCGGTGAGCGCACTCTGGAACGCTGTCGGCAAATGCTGGCGCTGGCGGGGGAGATCGACCTGGTGGAGGAAGGGCAGAGCGATGAGCTGCGCGGCCTGCTGCGCATCACCTGTTCGCAGTCGCTTGGGCAAACGGCGCTGGTGGGGGCCGTCGCTCAGTATTTGAAGCGTCATCCGCAGGTGGCGGTCGATCTGCAGATGAACAACCGGGCGGTGAACCTGGTGGAAGAGCGCATCGATCTGGCGCTGCGCATCACCAACGAGCTGGATCCCAACCTGATTGCCCGCCCGCTGTCCACCTGCGCATCGGTGGTGTGCGCCGCGCCGGCGTATCTGGCGGCGCACGGCACCCCGCGTCAACCGCAGGATCTGGCGTTGCACAACTGCCTGACCTACTCCTATTTCGGCAAAAGCCTGTGGCACTTCGACGCTCAGGGGGTGAAATCGGCGGTGGCGGTCAGCGGCAATCTGAGCGCCAACGAGTCGGTGGTGCTGATGGCCGGCACGGTGCAGGGGGCGGGCATTTCCATGCAGCCCTATTATTCGGCGGCACCGCTGCTGGCCAGTGGCGAACTGGTCGAACTGTTGCCGGATTACCGGCCGCAGTCGATGGGTATCTACGGCATCTATACCTCACGCCGCCAGATGCCCGCCACCTTGCGCACCATGCTGGACTTTCTGGTGGAGTGGTTCGCCACCGATCCGCAGTGGCAGGCGACGCTGCGCTGA
- a CDS encoding MBL fold metallo-hydrolase, giving the protein MFKKSLLTLAFTGVATLSTYATAADTLTMEVYNPGEKSVFPVSSEIISGKHEVALIDAQFQRNDAEALVKKIKATGKKLTTVYISHSDPDFYFGLDVIKAAFPEAKIIASPGTIKDINATKDGKVAYWGPILKDNAPKAVIVPQPLQGDSFTIDGQKVEVKGLNGPTPDRTFVWIPALKAVVGGVAVAGDNIHPWIADNQSVESRQHWQQTLKSIEALKPQVVVPGHFLPGAAQTLASVQFTQKYLTTLEAELPKAKDSAALIEAMKTHYPTLKDESSLELSAKVLKGEMKWPQ; this is encoded by the coding sequence ATGTTTAAGAAATCACTGTTAACTCTGGCCTTCACCGGCGTCGCCACCCTCAGCACCTACGCCACCGCTGCCGACACCCTGACCATGGAAGTGTATAACCCGGGCGAGAAAAGCGTGTTCCCGGTGTCTTCCGAAATCATCAGCGGCAAACACGAAGTGGCGCTGATCGACGCTCAGTTCCAACGCAACGACGCTGAAGCGCTGGTGAAAAAGATCAAGGCGACCGGCAAGAAACTGACCACCGTTTATATCAGCCACTCAGACCCGGATTTCTATTTCGGTCTGGACGTGATTAAGGCGGCCTTCCCGGAGGCGAAAATCATCGCTTCGCCAGGCACCATCAAGGACATCAACGCCACCAAAGACGGCAAAGTCGCCTACTGGGGCCCGATTCTGAAAGACAACGCGCCAAAAGCCGTGATCGTGCCGCAGCCGCTGCAGGGCGACAGCTTCACCATCGACGGCCAGAAAGTGGAAGTGAAAGGCCTGAACGGCCCAACCCCCGATCGCACCTTCGTGTGGATCCCGGCGCTGAAAGCGGTAGTAGGCGGTGTCGCGGTCGCCGGTGACAACATCCATCCGTGGATCGCCGACAACCAGAGCGTGGAATCGCGCCAGCACTGGCAGCAGACGCTGAAAAGCATCGAAGCGCTGAAGCCGCAGGTCGTCGTGCCGGGCCACTTCCTGCCGGGCGCAGCGCAAACGCTGGCATCGGTACAATTTACCCAGAAATACCTGACCACGCTGGAAGCCGAGCTGCCGAAGGCCAAGGATTCCGCCGCGCTGATTGAAGCGATGAAAACGCACTACCCGACGCTGAAAGACGAGTCGAGCCTGGAACTGAGCGCGAAAGTGCTGAAAGGCGAGATGAAGTGGCCACAATAA
- a CDS encoding DsbA family protein, producing the protein MTETTLHYIFDPLCGWCYGAAPLVKAAQSLPGLKVVPHAGGMMTGNNRRQITDEWRNYVIPHDKRIAEMTGQPFGEAYFNGLLRDTTAVMDSEPPITAILAAEKLAGRGLDMLHRIQQAHYQEGRRIADTPVLEALAKELGLPSAAFIAEMRFNSGAPTAQHIAESRALLAKVQGQGFPTFALQDSEGRLHLLPAGNYLGNVEAWKNLLGAAALA; encoded by the coding sequence ATGACCGAAACCACTCTGCATTACATTTTCGATCCGCTGTGCGGCTGGTGCTACGGCGCCGCGCCGCTGGTGAAAGCGGCTCAGAGCCTCCCCGGGCTGAAGGTCGTGCCGCACGCCGGCGGCATGATGACCGGCAACAACCGCCGTCAGATTACCGACGAATGGCGCAACTACGTCATTCCGCACGACAAACGCATCGCCGAGATGACGGGCCAGCCTTTTGGCGAAGCCTATTTCAACGGTCTGCTGCGCGACACCACGGCGGTGATGGATTCCGAGCCGCCGATCACCGCTATCCTGGCGGCGGAAAAGCTGGCGGGACGCGGGCTGGACATGCTGCACCGCATTCAGCAGGCACACTATCAGGAAGGCCGGCGCATCGCCGACACGCCGGTGCTGGAAGCGTTGGCGAAAGAGCTGGGGTTGCCTTCGGCGGCGTTTATCGCCGAAATGCGTTTCAACAGCGGCGCGCCGACCGCGCAACATATCGCGGAAAGCCGGGCGCTGCTGGCCAAAGTGCAAGGCCAGGGCTTCCCGACCTTTGCGCTGCAGGACAGCGAAGGCCGCCTGCATCTGCTGCCGGCCGGCAACTATCTGGGTAACGTGGAAGCCTGGAAAAACCTGCTGGGCGCCGCCGCGCTGGCGTAA
- a CDS encoding tetratricopeptide repeat protein, translated as MKAWFPLLLTCGVFASARAWAHIDEPDIAADCQKVASYAELGKKAYQRQDYAKAADIFRDQAAWSEFCGLSEQAVATAYNNVALSLMHAGELLKAQAYLALAPHDDKSQHNMSLLRQRLAQRPPPQGPGGVYWQYAGRGVWSEVTVKPQGERWLIDFSGYAMPQMGLYYGPNMGDFTAELPIEHGKAVYHQHDSESAQVCDVTMAFGEQALEMHSRGDCGFGHNVRAEGRFVRVE; from the coding sequence ATGAAGGCTTGGTTTCCCCTGTTGCTGACCTGCGGCGTCTTCGCCAGCGCCCGGGCCTGGGCGCACATTGACGAGCCGGACATTGCCGCCGACTGCCAAAAGGTGGCGAGCTACGCCGAGCTGGGAAAAAAGGCCTATCAGCGGCAGGATTACGCCAAAGCTGCCGACATCTTTCGCGATCAGGCGGCCTGGAGCGAGTTTTGCGGCCTGAGCGAGCAGGCCGTCGCCACGGCCTACAACAACGTGGCGTTGTCGCTGATGCACGCCGGCGAATTGCTTAAGGCGCAGGCCTATCTGGCACTGGCGCCGCACGATGACAAATCGCAGCACAACATGAGCCTGTTGCGCCAACGGCTGGCGCAGCGGCCGCCGCCGCAGGGGCCGGGCGGCGTGTATTGGCAATACGCCGGGCGCGGCGTGTGGAGCGAGGTGACGGTGAAGCCGCAGGGCGAGCGCTGGCTGATTGATTTTTCCGGCTACGCCATGCCGCAGATGGGGCTGTATTACGGCCCGAACATGGGCGACTTCACCGCCGAGCTGCCGATCGAGCACGGCAAGGCGGTCTACCACCAGCATGACTCGGAAAGCGCGCAGGTCTGCGACGTGACGATGGCGTTTGGTGAGCAAGCGCTGGAGATGCACTCGCGGGGGGATTGCGGGTTCGGTCACAACGTGCGGGCGGAAGGGCGGTTCGTGCGGGTCGAATGA